In the Bradyrhizobium guangzhouense genome, one interval contains:
- a CDS encoding bifunctional allantoicase/(S)-ureidoglycine aminohydrolase, whose product MSSRTYHVPQGGLPPQTDLLSGRAVFTTAYAVIPNSVQRDIVVSHLPHWDNTRVWVLARPLSGFAETFSHYLMDIGPNGGSEIPEPDKDAEGALFVAGGQVTLKLAGKDRELKAGGFAYVPPGCGWSLRNRGPSPAQLHWIRKLYQRVPGLAAPEPIVTSEDSIAPVAMPDTDGRWATTRFIDPSDMRHDMHINIVTFEPGATIPFTETHVMEHGLYVLEGKAVYRLNRDWVEVEAGDYMWLRAFCPQACYAGGPGRFRYLLYKDVNRHMNLRQGAPLI is encoded by the coding sequence ATGTCATCGCGAACCTATCACGTCCCGCAGGGCGGCCTGCCGCCGCAGACGGATCTCCTCAGCGGCCGCGCCGTCTTCACGACCGCCTACGCCGTGATTCCGAACAGCGTGCAACGCGATATCGTCGTCAGCCACCTGCCGCACTGGGACAACACGCGCGTCTGGGTGCTGGCGCGGCCGCTCTCGGGCTTCGCCGAGACGTTCTCCCATTACCTGATGGACATCGGGCCGAATGGAGGTAGCGAAATCCCCGAGCCCGACAAGGACGCCGAAGGTGCGCTGTTCGTCGCGGGCGGACAGGTCACGCTCAAGCTCGCAGGCAAGGACAGAGAGCTGAAGGCCGGCGGCTTCGCCTATGTGCCGCCCGGTTGCGGCTGGAGCCTGCGCAATCGCGGCCCGAGCCCGGCCCAGCTGCACTGGATCCGCAAGCTGTACCAGCGCGTGCCCGGTTTGGCCGCCCCAGAGCCGATCGTGACCAGTGAGGATTCGATCGCGCCGGTCGCGATGCCCGATACCGACGGGCGGTGGGCCACCACGCGCTTCATCGATCCCTCGGACATGCGTCATGACATGCACATCAACATCGTCACGTTCGAGCCGGGGGCGACGATCCCCTTCACCGAGACGCACGTGATGGAGCACGGGCTGTACGTGCTCGAAGGCAAGGCGGTTTACCGTCTCAATCGCGATTGGGTGGAAGTGGAGGCCGGCGACTATATGTGGCTGCGCGCGTTCTGCCCGCAGGCCTGCTACGCAGGCGGTCCCGGCCGGTTCCGCTATCTCCTGTACAAGGACGTCAACCGACACATGAATCTGCGGCAGGGCGCGCCGCTGATCTGA